Proteins co-encoded in one Stutzerimonas stutzeri genomic window:
- a CDS encoding tetratricopeptide repeat protein: protein MLESLEKMLAKGMDNPMLRFGLGKGYLDAGDPAQAATHLQRCVEQDPKYSAAWKLLGKALQANGDLAGARRAWEQGLVAAQAHGDKQAEKEMTVFLRKLDKQVTP from the coding sequence ATGCTCGAATCGCTGGAAAAGATGCTTGCCAAAGGCATGGACAATCCCATGCTGCGCTTTGGTCTCGGCAAAGGTTATCTGGATGCGGGCGACCCCGCGCAAGCCGCCACGCACCTGCAGCGCTGCGTCGAGCAGGATCCCAAATATTCAGCCGCCTGGAAACTGCTGGGCAAGGCGTTGCAGGCCAACGGCGACCTCGCAGGCGCACGTCGCGCCTGGGAGCAGGGCCTGGTCGCGGCGCAGGCGCATGGCGACAAACAGGCGGAAAAGGAGATGACGGTGTTCCTGCGCAAACTGGACAAGCAGGTCACGCCCTGA
- the ehuB gene encoding ectoine/hydroxyectoine ABC transporter substrate-binding protein EhuB: MNRARPFRFGKLLLASAAMAGLSLASLANADTLDDIKKSNSVRIGYANETPFAYTATDGSVTGESPEIVEKIFQRMGVETIKPVLTEWGSLIPGLRAGRFDLIAAGMYITPERCKQVIFTDPQYQLPDTLLVKAGNPKNLHSYEDIAKSGAKLAIMSGTVNLAYARDGGISDDQILQVPDTTAQLQAVRSGRADAAVGTQLTMKGLAEKGGDSLEAISEFKDDPAHTGYGALAFRPEDTALRDAVNAELKKWLGSEEHLKTVEPFGFDKSNITDKTAAQLCAQ, translated from the coding sequence ATGAATCGCGCACGTCCTTTCCGTTTCGGCAAGCTGCTGCTCGCCTCCGCCGCCATGGCCGGCCTCTCGCTCGCCAGCCTGGCCAACGCCGACACCCTCGACGACATCAAGAAGAGCAACAGCGTCCGTATCGGCTACGCCAACGAAACCCCCTTCGCCTACACCGCCACCGACGGCAGCGTGACGGGCGAATCGCCCGAAATCGTCGAGAAGATCTTCCAGCGCATGGGCGTCGAGACCATCAAACCCGTCCTCACCGAGTGGGGCTCGCTGATTCCCGGCCTGCGTGCCGGGCGCTTCGATCTGATCGCCGCCGGCATGTACATCACGCCCGAGCGTTGCAAGCAGGTGATCTTCACCGATCCGCAGTATCAGCTGCCCGATACCCTGTTGGTCAAAGCGGGTAACCCGAAGAACCTGCACAGCTACGAGGACATCGCCAAGAGCGGCGCCAAGCTGGCCATCATGTCCGGTACGGTCAACCTGGCCTATGCACGCGACGGCGGTATCAGCGATGACCAGATCCTGCAGGTCCCGGATACCACCGCACAGCTGCAAGCGGTACGCAGCGGTCGCGCCGATGCGGCGGTGGGCACTCAGCTGACCATGAAGGGCCTGGCGGAGAAGGGCGGCGACTCGCTCGAAGCGATCAGCGAGTTCAAGGACGATCCGGCGCACACCGGTTATGGCGCGCTGGCGTTCCGTCCCGAAGACACCGCACTGCGCGACGCCGTGAATGCCGAGCTGAAGAAATGGCTCGGCAGCGAAGAACACCTGAAGACTGTCGAACCGTTCGGCTTCGACAAATCCAACATTACCGACAAGACCGCCGCGCAACTCTGCGCCCAGTGA
- a CDS encoding PilZ domain-containing protein — protein MGSPNQRQHPRAPMKCRIRISHASFGEVFAHTRDLSDGGVYVRHPQLTDLQPGTIVHGQVQDLPIPAPELAMEVMRVDAEGAGLRFVDSD, from the coding sequence ATGGGAAGCCCAAACCAGCGCCAGCACCCCCGTGCACCGATGAAATGCCGCATTCGGATCAGCCACGCATCATTTGGCGAAGTCTTCGCCCACACCAGGGATCTGTCGGACGGCGGCGTTTACGTCCGGCACCCGCAGCTGACCGACCTGCAACCGGGCACGATCGTCCATGGCCAGGTGCAGGACCTGCCGATTCCCGCGCCGGAACTGGCGATGGAAGTCATGCGGGTCGATGCCGAGGGCGCCGGGCTTCGGTTCGTCGACAGTGACTGA
- a CDS encoding lysophospholipid acyltransferase, with protein MDKFKGALVVGFLRLFALLPWRAVQGMGSVIGWLMWKLPNRSRDVARINLGKCFPELENAERERLLRESLQQIGKTFTESACAWIWPADKTLRLVKQVEGLEVLEQALASGKGVVGITSHLGNWEVLNHFYCAQCKPIIFYRPPKLKAVDDLLQRQRVQLGNKVAPSTREGIISVIKEVRKGGAVGIPADPEPSEGAGVFVPFLATQALTSKFVPGMLTGGKAVGVFLHALRLPDGSGYKVILEAAPPAMYDEDVEVAVAAMSGVIERYVRTWPSQYMWTMKRFKKRPAGESRWY; from the coding sequence TTGGACAAGTTCAAAGGTGCGCTGGTGGTTGGCTTCCTGCGTTTGTTCGCCCTCTTGCCCTGGCGCGCGGTACAGGGAATGGGCAGCGTTATCGGCTGGCTGATGTGGAAACTGCCCAACCGTTCCCGCGATGTCGCCCGCATTAATCTGGGCAAATGCTTCCCCGAGCTCGAGAACGCCGAGCGGGAACGGTTGCTGCGAGAGAGCCTGCAACAGATCGGCAAGACCTTCACCGAAAGCGCCTGTGCCTGGATCTGGCCGGCGGACAAGACCTTGCGCCTGGTCAAGCAGGTCGAGGGACTGGAGGTGCTCGAACAGGCGCTGGCGTCCGGCAAGGGCGTGGTCGGCATCACCAGCCACCTGGGCAATTGGGAAGTGCTCAACCACTTCTACTGTGCGCAATGCAAACCGATCATTTTCTACCGGCCACCGAAGCTCAAGGCCGTCGACGACCTGCTGCAGCGCCAGCGTGTGCAACTGGGCAACAAGGTGGCTCCTTCGACCCGTGAGGGCATCATCAGTGTCATCAAGGAAGTCCGCAAAGGCGGTGCCGTGGGCATCCCGGCCGACCCGGAACCCAGCGAAGGCGCTGGAGTATTCGTGCCCTTCCTGGCTACTCAGGCGCTGACCAGTAAGTTCGTGCCCGGCATGCTTACCGGCGGCAAAGCGGTTGGGGTGTTTCTCCATGCGTTGCGCTTGCCCGACGGTTCGGGCTACAAAGTCATCCTCGAAGCGGCACCGCCGGCCATGTACGACGAGGATGTCGAGGTCGCGGTGGCGGCCATGAGCGGGGTCATCGAACGCTATGTGCGTACCTGGCCGAGCCAGTACATGTGGACGATGAAGCGCTTCAAGAAGCGGCCGGCAGGCGAGAGCCGCTGGTACTGA
- the ehuD gene encoding ectoine/hydroxyectoine ABC transporter permease subunit EhuD, whose product MNFFDWQFAWEILPQLLEASLKTIGITLAGFAIAVVLGLLLAVARRSKRAWLSWPATGLIEFIRSTPLLIQAYFLFYVFPNYGINLSALQAGIVAIAVHYACYTAEVYRAGLDAVPRAQWEAVTALNMKPTTAYRDVILPQALRPILPALGNYLVAMLKDTPVLSAITVVEIMQQAKNIGSESFRYLEPITMVGLFFLILSLALAWCVRRLENRLELAR is encoded by the coding sequence ATGAACTTCTTTGATTGGCAGTTCGCCTGGGAAATCCTGCCACAGCTGCTGGAGGCCTCCCTGAAAACGATTGGCATCACCCTTGCCGGCTTTGCCATTGCCGTCGTGCTTGGCTTGCTGCTGGCGGTCGCCCGGCGCAGCAAGCGCGCCTGGCTGTCCTGGCCGGCCACCGGACTGATCGAATTTATCCGCAGCACACCGCTGCTGATCCAGGCCTATTTCCTGTTCTACGTCTTCCCGAACTATGGCATCAACCTCAGCGCATTGCAGGCCGGCATCGTTGCCATTGCCGTGCACTACGCTTGCTACACGGCAGAGGTCTACCGGGCGGGGCTTGATGCGGTGCCACGAGCACAATGGGAGGCCGTCACCGCGCTGAACATGAAGCCGACGACCGCCTACCGCGATGTCATCCTGCCGCAGGCGCTGCGCCCGATATTGCCGGCACTGGGCAACTACCTGGTGGCCATGCTGAAGGACACCCCGGTGCTTTCGGCGATCACCGTTGTCGAAATCATGCAGCAGGCCAAGAACATCGGTTCCGAGAGTTTCCGCTACCTGGAACCGATCACCATGGTCGGCTTGTTTTTCCTGATCCTGAGCCTGGCTTTGGCCTGGTGTGTCCGCCGTCTCGAAAACCGCTTGGAGCTCGCCCGATGA
- the ehuA gene encoding ectoine/hydroxyectoine ABC transporter ATP-binding protein EhuA — MNTTPHLDASPNTSTNGSPDVAEPLVRFDQVTKRYGDLTVLDHLDLEVANGEKVAIIGPSGSGKSTLLRALMTLETIDDGVIEVDGEPLTHMPASDGHLIPASGRYQRHVRGKVGMVFQSFNLFPHMNARQNVMEAPVQVLGLSKDEARERADELLAMVGLEDKLEHYPAQLSGGQQQRVAIARAMAMRPRVMLFDEVTSALDPELCGEVLNVIRRLGDEHNLTMLMVTHQMGFAREFADRVCFFNEGRIHEQGTPDELFGNPQETRTREFLSAVTQAS, encoded by the coding sequence ATGAACACGACACCGCATCTCGACGCCAGTCCGAACACGTCCACCAACGGTAGCCCAGACGTGGCCGAGCCACTGGTGCGCTTCGACCAGGTCACCAAGCGCTACGGCGACCTCACCGTACTGGATCACCTCGATCTCGAGGTCGCCAATGGCGAGAAGGTCGCCATCATCGGCCCCAGCGGCTCCGGTAAATCCACGCTGCTTCGCGCCTTGATGACACTGGAAACCATCGACGACGGCGTCATCGAGGTCGACGGCGAGCCGCTCACCCACATGCCCGCGTCCGATGGCCATCTGATCCCGGCCAGTGGCCGCTACCAGCGCCACGTGCGCGGTAAGGTCGGCATGGTGTTCCAGAGCTTCAACCTGTTTCCGCACATGAATGCGCGGCAGAACGTGATGGAGGCCCCGGTGCAGGTACTGGGACTGTCGAAGGACGAAGCCCGCGAACGCGCCGACGAGCTACTGGCGATGGTCGGGCTGGAGGACAAGCTCGAGCATTACCCGGCGCAACTGTCCGGCGGCCAGCAGCAGCGCGTGGCCATTGCCCGCGCCATGGCCATGCGCCCGAGGGTGATGCTGTTCGACGAAGTGACCTCGGCGCTGGATCCGGAACTCTGTGGCGAAGTGCTCAACGTGATCCGCCGCCTGGGCGACGAGCACAACCTGACGATGCTGATGGTCACCCACCAGATGGGCTTCGCCCGCGAATTCGCCGACCGGGTATGCTTCTTCAACGAGGGCCGTATCCACGAGCAGGGCACCCCGGACGAACTGTTCGGCAATCCCCAGGAAACGCGCACGCGGGAATTTCTCAGCGCGGTCACCCAGGCCAGCTAG
- a CDS encoding PLP-dependent aminotransferase family protein codes for MRNWKQALLAAHSGASKYKLLVTAIATDIEQGNLHDGQRLPPQRLLAEQLDISVQTVTNAYKELERQGWVRCEVGRGSFVSRRISERVASSMLDRGENSLLDFSTARIVRTDSHDRYWRQTCEELAAEHEQPWIHACRPIAGFEHHREVGVKWLAGLGLNVELQDLLLTNGTSHAIFLALASLAGPDDLVLCENCTDHGVIGTAQVLGFTLQGVETDRHGLDPEHFEDLCGNERVTALVCTPNLNNPTSTVMPDVRRREIAEIARRYGVYVIEDDVYGPLLGEHRDALPISHYLPERSFYCTSLTKSVLTGLRIGYMAMPRRLALRTESILRVNSWMAAPLLGEIAARWIEGGVADELVRIQRRLIATRQAAVSAELGEYVRGSHPASLSAWLNVPEHWELDALQHELRRRDIALTLPDPFLPPGTRRPRAMRLCVGAECDDERLREGLWGVREVFEQFPEIHEFRGAR; via the coding sequence ATGCGCAACTGGAAACAGGCCTTGCTCGCTGCCCACAGCGGTGCGTCGAAATACAAGCTGCTGGTCACCGCGATCGCAACCGACATCGAGCAGGGCAACCTGCACGATGGTCAGCGCCTGCCGCCGCAACGGTTGTTGGCCGAACAACTCGATATCAGCGTGCAGACCGTGACCAATGCCTACAAGGAGCTGGAGCGCCAGGGGTGGGTGCGCTGCGAGGTGGGCCGCGGCAGCTTCGTCAGCCGGCGCATCAGCGAGCGCGTCGCCAGCTCGATGCTCGATCGCGGCGAAAATTCGCTGCTCGATTTCTCCACCGCGCGCATCGTCCGGACCGACAGCCACGACCGTTACTGGCGGCAGACCTGTGAGGAGCTGGCGGCCGAACATGAGCAGCCCTGGATTCACGCCTGTCGGCCGATCGCCGGGTTCGAACATCATCGCGAGGTCGGGGTGAAATGGCTCGCCGGTCTGGGGTTGAACGTGGAGCTGCAGGACCTGCTGCTGACCAACGGAACCTCCCACGCCATCTTTCTCGCCCTCGCCTCCTTGGCGGGGCCGGATGATCTGGTCCTTTGTGAAAACTGTACCGACCATGGCGTGATCGGTACCGCGCAGGTGCTCGGCTTCACCTTGCAAGGCGTAGAGACCGACCGCCACGGCCTCGATCCGGAGCATTTCGAGGACCTGTGTGGCAACGAGCGGGTGACGGCCCTGGTCTGTACACCGAACCTGAACAACCCCACCAGCACCGTGATGCCGGACGTGCGCCGCCGCGAGATCGCCGAGATCGCCCGCCGCTACGGCGTCTATGTGATCGAGGATGATGTCTACGGACCGCTGTTGGGCGAACACCGCGATGCCTTGCCGATCAGCCATTACCTGCCCGAACGCTCGTTCTACTGCACCAGCCTGACCAAGTCGGTGCTCACCGGGTTGCGCATCGGTTACATGGCCATGCCGCGGCGGCTGGCGCTGCGTACCGAAAGCATTCTGCGGGTCAACAGCTGGATGGCCGCGCCGCTGCTGGGCGAGATCGCCGCGCGCTGGATCGAGGGTGGTGTGGCCGATGAGCTGGTGCGTATCCAGCGGCGGCTGATCGCAACCCGCCAGGCTGCCGTGAGCGCCGAGCTGGGCGAGTACGTGCGCGGCAGCCATCCGGCGTCGCTCAGCGCCTGGCTCAACGTGCCCGAGCATTGGGAGCTGGACGCGCTGCAGCATGAATTGCGCCGACGGGATATCGCATTGACCCTGCCCGACCCCTTCCTGCCGCCGGGTACCCGACGACCTCGGGCGATGCGCCTGTGCGTGGGCGCCGAATGCGATGACGAGCGTTTGCGCGAAGGGTTGTGGGGCGTGCGCGAGGTCTTCGAGCAGTTCCCGGAAATTCACGAGTTTCGGGGCGCGCGTTGA
- the ehuC gene encoding ectoine/hydroxyectoine ABC transporter permease subunit EhuC, translating into MGELLPLMFQGAWVTLQITFWASLLAIVCAVLGALGRLSPFAPLRWFTTAYIEVFRGTSLLVQLFWLYFVLPMPPFHVELSAFTVAVCGLGLHIGAYGAEVMRGTIRSVARGQYEACVALNMSPFKRFTRIILPQALLAAIPPGTNLLIELLKNTSLVSLITISDLAFRSRQLDQATFMTLEIFGLALVMYFVMAQAINFGMRLIERRLSRGRIKGGMA; encoded by the coding sequence ATGGGCGAACTCCTTCCCCTCATGTTCCAAGGGGCCTGGGTGACACTGCAGATCACCTTCTGGGCCTCGCTGCTGGCGATCGTCTGCGCCGTGCTCGGCGCCTTGGGCCGCCTGTCACCGTTCGCTCCATTGCGCTGGTTCACCACTGCCTATATCGAGGTGTTCCGCGGCACCTCGTTGCTGGTCCAGCTGTTCTGGCTGTATTTCGTGCTGCCGATGCCACCGTTCCACGTGGAACTGTCGGCGTTTACGGTCGCCGTGTGCGGCCTGGGCCTGCATATCGGCGCCTACGGTGCGGAAGTCATGCGCGGCACCATCCGCTCGGTGGCGCGCGGGCAGTACGAGGCCTGCGTTGCACTGAACATGTCGCCGTTCAAGCGCTTTACCCGGATTATCCTGCCGCAGGCCCTGCTGGCCGCCATTCCGCCGGGCACCAACCTGCTGATCGAGCTGTTGAAGAACACCTCGCTGGTATCACTGATCACCATTTCCGATCTGGCCTTCCGATCGCGCCAGCTGGATCAGGCGACCTTCATGACGCTGGAGATCTTCGGCCTGGCGCTGGTGATGTACTTCGTCATGGCGCAGGCGATCAACTTCGGCATGCGCCTGATTGAACGACGCCTCAGCCGCGGCAGGATCAAAGGAGGCATGGCATGA